From Saprospiraceae bacterium, one genomic window encodes:
- a CDS encoding amidinotransferase: MNKQLTSRIIMVRPAHFGYNPETANNNKFQSKPADVSSNSIQQLAVEEFDAMVAKLQMRNIEVIVFQEDDLEIRPDAVFPNNWLTLHEDGKLISYPMYSPLRRLERSAKLVEILHHNFVVNQSIHLEKYEEKNQFLEGTGSMIFDRGNKIIYACLSERTNPELLQLISDILNYQLITFESKDAMGYPIYHTNVMMAMGLDFVIICMESISVPDQLKLKTIFQQTGKQIIEIDFQQMNSFAGNMLQLVNSKGEPQLIMSGSAHKSLNLNQIEALESKTQILVVDIPTIEKIGGGSARCMIAENFLSPK, translated from the coding sequence ATGAACAAACAATTGACATCGCGTATCATTATGGTAAGGCCAGCTCATTTTGGCTATAACCCGGAAACAGCCAATAACAACAAATTTCAATCCAAACCTGCTGATGTCTCCTCCAATTCAATTCAGCAATTGGCAGTTGAGGAGTTTGATGCAATGGTTGCAAAATTGCAAATGAGGAATATTGAGGTAATTGTATTTCAAGAGGATGATCTAGAAATTAGGCCGGACGCTGTATTCCCAAACAATTGGCTTACTTTACATGAAGATGGTAAACTGATCAGCTACCCAATGTATTCCCCATTGCGTAGATTAGAAAGATCTGCCAAATTGGTTGAAATACTGCACCATAACTTTGTTGTCAATCAATCCATCCACTTAGAAAAATATGAAGAGAAAAATCAATTTTTAGAGGGTACAGGAAGTATGATTTTTGACAGAGGGAACAAGATTATATATGCTTGTCTTAGTGAAAGAACGAATCCTGAATTACTTCAATTGATTTCTGATATCCTAAACTATCAATTGATTACTTTTGAATCCAAAGACGCAATGGGCTATCCCATCTACCACACCAATGTGATGATGGCCATGGGTTTGGATTTTGTAATCATTTGTATGGAATCTATCTCAGTGCCCGATCAATTGAAATTAAAAACTATTTTTCAACAAACTGGTAAACAGATCATTGAAATAGACTTTCAACAAATGAATTCATTTGCGGGCAATATGTTACAATTGGTAAATTCGAAAGGAGAGCCTCAGTTGATTATGTCTGGATCTGCTCATAAAAGTCTGAATTTAAATCAAATTGAAGCACTTGAATCTAAGACCCAAATACTGGTTGTAGATATTCCTACCATCGAAAAAATTGGAGGTGGTAGTGCAAGATGCATGATAGCAGAAAATTTTCTTTCTCCCAAGTAG
- a CDS encoding queuosine precursor transporter: MLNLSKNKQVSLFIVLAGIFITNVILAEFLGVKIFSLEKTLGFQPVHISLFGFQNLSFNLTTGVLIWPVVFVLTDLINEYYGPKGVRFLSYLAAGLILFAFVVVSVAIQLVPADFWPKSHLSLADDGLAQPVQDLNHAYKLIFGQGMWIIVGSLVAFLVGQILDVFVFHKIKENTGEGKIWLRATGSTLISQFIDSYVVLWIAFYLGAGWPLKQVLAIGTINYLYKFIVAILTTPVIYIAHYYIDRFLGEDLSKSLKEEAIQS, encoded by the coding sequence ATGTTAAATCTCTCAAAAAATAAGCAGGTCTCTTTATTTATTGTTCTAGCTGGTATTTTTATTACAAATGTTATTTTGGCGGAGTTCCTTGGCGTCAAAATATTCTCCCTTGAAAAGACTCTGGGTTTTCAGCCGGTTCACATTTCTCTATTTGGATTCCAAAACTTATCGTTTAACCTTACAACGGGTGTGTTGATTTGGCCGGTGGTATTTGTATTAACTGATCTAATCAATGAATATTATGGACCAAAAGGGGTCCGGTTTTTGTCATATTTAGCTGCCGGACTAATTTTGTTTGCATTTGTGGTCGTATCAGTTGCCATCCAGCTTGTACCCGCAGATTTCTGGCCAAAGTCTCATCTTTCACTGGCAGATGATGGTCTTGCTCAACCTGTCCAAGATTTGAACCACGCCTATAAGCTTATTTTTGGGCAGGGAATGTGGATTATTGTTGGTTCATTGGTTGCATTTTTAGTAGGTCAGATATTGGATGTGTTTGTTTTTCATAAAATTAAGGAAAACACTGGTGAAGGAAAAATTTGGTTAAGAGCTACAGGATCTACTTTGATCTCGCAGTTTATAGATAGTTATGTGGTATTATGGATTGCCTTTTACTTGGGCGCAGGTTGGCCATTAAAGCAGGTATTGGCAATCGGCACGATAAATTATTTGTATAAATTTATAGTGGCCATTCTGACCACCCCTGTTATTTATATTGCCCATTATTACATCGATCGTTTTTTAGGAGAGGATCTCTCTAAATCACTAAAAGAAGAGGCCATTCAAAGTTAA
- the hscA gene encoding Fe-S protein assembly chaperone HscA produces the protein MAKIPINFKTGELLHTKELVVGIDLGTTNSLIAAVHEGKSYIIRDHCGKELFVPSVIHFLKDGTRLIGNEAKDYLTKDSGITIYSVKRLLGKSFHDLKEQKKYFGYQLDQDSQEGMVRIKVYDKTYSPLELSAILLQHLKNEAEKSTGKTINKAVITVPAYFNDAQRQATRDAGKLAGLDVLRIINEPTAASLAYGIGLNRFDSSIVAVYDLGGGTFDISILRIEDGVFDVLSTRGDTYLGGDDFDQAIVDFWAVKYQFSIPEQHASLNQLRLIAEQVRKDLNELESSKYQWNEYELELNRVEFESCTNHLLSKTMDCVRLALQDAQLKFEDIQQVILVGGATRMNIVKNAVSSFFKKEVHTELHPDQAVALGAAIQADILSGGRKDMLLLDVNPLSLGIETLGGIMDVIIPRNSKIPTQLAKNYTTSKDGQTKLKISVFQGERDLVEHNRKLGEFILSNIPAMPLGIPKIEVTFKIDADGILQVKAKELRSETEQLVIIKSQFAITPEEITGMLKNSIDFAKADMDQKTLIDASNEAKMVISHTKKFIEQNATWLNNEDVHTLQDHIDRLETRIELRDKDGILQLLEELNTFASPLAHKAMDFSVEQVLKGKKV, from the coding sequence ATGGCAAAAATTCCAATTAATTTTAAGACTGGTGAGCTGCTCCATACCAAGGAATTAGTTGTAGGAATTGATTTAGGTACGACCAATAGTTTAATTGCCGCGGTTCATGAAGGTAAAAGTTATATCATCAGAGATCATTGTGGTAAAGAGCTTTTTGTACCATCAGTTATTCATTTTTTGAAGGATGGCACTAGATTGATTGGAAACGAGGCCAAAGATTACCTTACCAAAGATTCTGGCATTACCATTTATTCGGTCAAAAGATTGCTCGGCAAATCTTTCCATGATCTCAAAGAACAAAAAAAATATTTTGGGTACCAATTAGATCAAGATTCTCAGGAAGGTATGGTGCGAATTAAAGTCTATGATAAAACTTATTCCCCTCTTGAATTGTCAGCAATTTTGTTGCAGCATTTAAAAAATGAAGCTGAGAAAAGTACCGGAAAAACAATCAACAAAGCGGTAATCACAGTGCCTGCTTATTTTAATGACGCTCAAAGGCAGGCCACAAGAGATGCTGGAAAACTAGCAGGATTGGATGTTTTGAGAATCATTAATGAGCCTACAGCTGCCAGTCTGGCCTATGGCATTGGACTTAATAGATTTGATAGTTCAATCGTGGCTGTTTATGATCTTGGTGGGGGAACTTTTGATATTTCTATCTTGAGAATTGAAGACGGGGTATTTGATGTTTTATCCACGAGGGGAGATACCTATTTAGGAGGCGATGATTTTGACCAAGCCATAGTGGATTTTTGGGCAGTAAAATATCAGTTTTCCATTCCTGAACAGCACGCTTCTCTCAATCAATTGCGCTTGATTGCGGAGCAGGTCAGGAAGGATTTAAATGAACTTGAAAGCTCCAAATATCAATGGAATGAGTATGAGCTGGAACTAAATCGTGTTGAATTTGAATCTTGCACAAATCATCTCTTAAGCAAAACAATGGATTGTGTGCGCTTGGCTTTGCAAGATGCTCAATTAAAATTTGAAGATATTCAACAAGTTATTTTAGTTGGAGGAGCGACAAGAATGAACATCGTCAAAAATGCTGTTTCGTCCTTTTTTAAAAAGGAAGTCCATACTGAGCTCCACCCGGATCAGGCTGTTGCATTGGGAGCAGCGATTCAGGCTGATATTTTATCAGGAGGAAGGAAAGACATGCTTCTTCTTGATGTAAATCCACTTTCCCTTGGCATTGAGACACTCGGAGGAATCATGGATGTTATTATTCCTCGAAATAGCAAAATACCAACACAACTTGCAAAAAATTATACCACATCGAAAGATGGTCAAACCAAGCTAAAGATTTCTGTCTTTCAGGGCGAACGGGATCTTGTAGAACACAATCGCAAATTGGGTGAATTCATTCTGAGCAATATTCCTGCAATGCCTTTGGGCATTCCTAAAATTGAAGTTACTTTTAAAATTGACGCGGATGGTATATTACAAGTAAAAGCAAAGGAACTGAGATCGGAAACGGAGCAGTTGGTAATCATTAAATCTCAATTTGCGATTACACCGGAAGAAATTACAGGAATGCTAAAAAATTCCATTGATTTTGCCAAAGCAGATATGGATCAAAAAACCCTTATTGATGCAAGCAATGAAGCGAAAATGGTCATTTCACATACCAAAAAATTTATCGAACAAAATGCCACTTGGTTAAACAATGAAGATGTACATACCTTACAGGATCATATAGACCGATTGGAAACCAGGATTGAACTAAGGGATAAAGATGGGATATTACAACTTTTGGAAGAATTAAATACATTTGCAAGTCCTTTGGCGCATAAAGCCATGGATTTCTCAGTGGAGCAAGTTCTAAAAGGAAAAAAAGTCTGA
- a CDS encoding translation initiation factor: MAKKLNSLSELGLVYSTGDSKNDLNSNSDSIEPGTPKKMQKIRVVPESVRGGKFVTRIFGFEENNEVINELAKRLKEKCGVGGSVKEGEILIQGNQVLKAIEFLNGLGYSNCKKAGG; encoded by the coding sequence ATGGCTAAGAAGTTAAATTCACTTTCAGAATTAGGTTTGGTTTATTCTACAGGTGATTCAAAGAATGATTTGAATTCTAATTCGGATTCAATAGAACCCGGAACTCCAAAAAAAATGCAAAAAATTAGAGTTGTTCCAGAATCTGTCAGAGGTGGAAAATTCGTGACCAGAATCTTTGGATTTGAAGAAAACAATGAAGTAATCAATGAATTGGCAAAACGCCTCAAAGAAAAATGTGGTGTTGGTGGAAGTGTTAAGGAGGGTGAAATTCTGATTCAAGGTAACCAGGTTTTAAAAGCGATTGAATTCTTAAATGGATTGGGATATAGCAACTGTAAAAAGGCAGGTGGTTAA
- the prmC gene encoding peptide chain release factor N(5)-glutamine methyltransferase: protein MHRLQASKEIEWNVAHTQFLIKSEFLKKKFIEGIDQKGFEKLIELIIKERRVDKPIQYIIHEAVFMELILYVDENVLIPRFETEELVDWITQEYKKQMEPLSVLDIGTGSGCIPIYLKRQFPHWNVYAFDISAEALRVAELNANKYSCKISWTQTDFLSEQVSDHLKVDLIISNPPYITPEETHQMDSHVFLHEPRLALFVPTEDPLIFYKKIIEFSVNHLSANGKIFCELNEFRMDEVVYLFNQSGFMVEIKKDLQNKNRMLKAWRC, encoded by the coding sequence ATGCACAGACTTCAAGCGTCAAAAGAAATTGAATGGAATGTTGCACATACCCAATTTCTTATCAAATCTGAATTTCTAAAGAAGAAATTTATAGAAGGGATCGACCAAAAAGGATTTGAGAAGCTTATTGAATTAATAATAAAGGAAAGAAGAGTAGATAAACCCATCCAATACATCATTCACGAAGCAGTTTTTATGGAACTCATTCTATATGTCGATGAGAATGTCCTTATCCCTAGATTCGAAACAGAAGAATTAGTCGATTGGATTACACAAGAATACAAGAAACAAATGGAACCTTTGTCAGTTTTAGACATTGGAACCGGAAGCGGATGTATACCGATATATTTAAAGCGGCAATTTCCGCACTGGAATGTTTATGCATTTGATATCTCCGCTGAGGCTTTAAGGGTTGCAGAATTGAATGCAAATAAATATTCCTGTAAAATAAGTTGGACCCAAACTGACTTTTTATCCGAGCAAGTATCAGACCACTTAAAAGTAGACCTGATTATCTCCAACCCACCTTATATTACACCCGAAGAAACCCATCAAATGGACTCCCATGTTTTTCTACATGAGCCCAGGTTGGCGCTATTTGTTCCAACGGAAGATCCGCTCATCTTTTATAAAAAAATAATTGAATTTTCAGTTAACCATCTGTCTGCAAATGGCAAAATATTTTGCGAATTAAATGAATTTAGAATGGATGAAGTCGTTTATTTATTCAATCAATCAGGATTTATGGTTGAAATTAAAAAGGATCTTCAAAATAAAAACAGAATGTTGAAAGCATGGCGTTGCTGA
- a CDS encoding M1 family metallopeptidase → MKFKSGYTIVFILMLHSYYILSQNIMNNPSSNHGNKFEQLGSILPDPNTYRNAAGAPGFQYWQMKADYKINVFLDEENFRIKGDEWITFHNLSPESLDYLWLQLDENQHSPDAESNFYDGSKYAPPFYERTLTDMDIRSKLEGHGVKIEAVLDGKGQKLPFTIHQTMMRVDLRQPLASGKTFKFFIKWTYAIPNRLTIGGRGGYELFPEDQNALFTISQWYPRMCVYSDFQGWQNKQFSGRAEFALTFGNFDVKMNVPADHIVASTGECQNYGEVLSADQFLRYKAAIHSDEPIEIVLKKEAEQSEKQQSTDRKIWHYKANNVRDFAFGSSRKFIWDAMGIKIGNKKVMCMSYYPKESYGLYRKYSTKVVAHTIRTYSKYTIDYPYPVAISVEASNGMEYPMICFNFGRTEKDGTYSEGTKYGMIGVIIHEVGHNFFPMIINSDERQWTWMDEGLNSFIQYLTQEEFDNNYPSPRGPAHKIVDYMRLPKDELEPIMTNSDNLVHFGSNAYHKTATALTILRETIMGRELFDHAFKKYAERWKFKHPTPADFFRTMEDASSIDLDWFWRAWFYDIDPVDISMDSVIVYSFVNKAIVKDSTTQNSSLTNRTSMSKSIEPKYEIPKNFKSITKIRNKESGMSFLIDRDTSLRDFYYTYKEVEKPSNEISPGPIRNSNSRTENELLNDSIFAKYESYHLYEIHFSNIGGCVMPIILQWNYKDGTSEIERIHAYIWRKNEYSFTKTFLKKKPVQSIVLDPFLETADIDMDNNIWNTQIEPARFELFKSGQRTGGRRSQNQNRSPNPMQKALQSKEQNK, encoded by the coding sequence ATGAAATTTAAAAGTGGTTATACCATCGTTTTTATTCTCATGCTACATTCATATTATATTCTTTCTCAGAATATTATGAATAATCCCTCCTCTAATCATGGTAATAAATTTGAACAATTGGGCAGCATTCTTCCTGATCCAAACACCTATCGAAATGCGGCAGGAGCCCCTGGATTTCAGTATTGGCAAATGAAAGCCGACTATAAAATAAACGTATTTCTGGACGAAGAAAATTTCAGGATAAAGGGAGACGAATGGATTACTTTCCACAATTTGTCACCAGAATCTCTGGATTACTTATGGCTACAACTTGATGAAAATCAACATAGTCCGGATGCTGAAAGCAATTTCTATGATGGAAGCAAATACGCTCCGCCATTTTATGAAAGAACATTAACCGACATGGACATCCGGTCAAAATTGGAGGGACATGGCGTAAAAATTGAAGCCGTTCTGGATGGAAAAGGGCAAAAATTACCCTTTACAATCCATCAAACCATGATGAGAGTGGACTTGCGACAGCCACTGGCATCCGGTAAAACGTTCAAATTCTTTATCAAATGGACTTATGCAATTCCCAATAGGTTGACCATTGGTGGAAGAGGGGGATATGAGCTTTTTCCGGAAGACCAAAATGCGCTATTCACCATCTCGCAATGGTATCCAAGGATGTGTGTCTATTCTGATTTTCAAGGCTGGCAAAACAAACAATTTTCAGGCCGGGCAGAATTTGCATTGACATTTGGAAATTTTGATGTAAAGATGAATGTTCCTGCTGATCATATCGTTGCTTCCACCGGTGAATGCCAAAACTATGGTGAAGTTTTAAGTGCGGATCAATTTTTGAGATATAAAGCTGCCATTCATTCCGATGAACCCATAGAAATTGTACTAAAGAAGGAAGCTGAACAATCTGAAAAACAACAATCAACAGATCGTAAAATCTGGCATTATAAAGCAAATAATGTTCGGGATTTTGCTTTCGGGAGTTCTCGTAAATTCATTTGGGATGCCATGGGAATCAAAATAGGCAATAAGAAGGTAATGTGTATGAGTTATTACCCCAAAGAATCCTATGGATTGTACCGCAAATATTCCACCAAAGTAGTTGCACACACCATTCGTACCTATTCCAAATATACGATCGACTACCCCTATCCAGTAGCAATCAGCGTTGAAGCATCCAATGGAATGGAGTATCCTATGATTTGTTTTAATTTCGGGCGGACAGAAAAGGATGGTACTTATTCAGAGGGCACCAAATATGGTATGATTGGAGTCATTATACACGAGGTGGGGCACAATTTCTTCCCTATGATAATTAATAGCGATGAGCGGCAATGGACCTGGATGGATGAAGGATTAAATTCCTTTATTCAATACCTGACCCAGGAAGAATTTGATAACAACTATCCATCCCCACGTGGACCGGCGCATAAGATAGTGGATTACATGCGACTTCCCAAAGATGAACTTGAACCAATCATGACCAACAGTGATAATTTGGTCCATTTTGGCTCAAATGCATATCATAAAACGGCAACAGCCTTAACTATTCTCAGAGAGACCATAATGGGAAGGGAATTATTCGATCATGCTTTCAAAAAGTATGCGGAGCGTTGGAAATTTAAACACCCTACGCCTGCTGATTTTTTCAGAACGATGGAAGATGCTTCTTCTATTGACCTGGATTGGTTTTGGAGAGCTTGGTTTTATGACATAGACCCGGTTGACATATCGATGGATTCTGTAATCGTTTATTCTTTTGTAAACAAGGCGATCGTTAAAGATTCAACCACCCAAAATTCAAGTTTGACCAACCGTACATCCATGTCGAAAAGTATCGAACCGAAGTATGAAATTCCGAAAAACTTTAAGTCAATCACTAAAATTAGAAACAAAGAATCAGGGATGTCTTTCTTAATTGACCGGGACACCTCTCTTAGGGATTTTTACTATACTTATAAAGAAGTGGAAAAACCTTCAAATGAAATTTCTCCGGGTCCTATTAGAAATTCTAATAGCCGCACAGAAAATGAGTTATTAAATGATTCAATTTTTGCTAAATACGAATCCTACCATTTATACGAAATTCATTTTTCAAATATTGGTGGATGCGTGATGCCAATTATTTTACAGTGGAATTACAAGGATGGCACTTCTGAAATAGAACGGATACATGCGTATATTTGGAGAAAAAACGAATATTCGTTTACAAAGACATTCCTAAAAAAGAAACCAGTGCAGTCTATTGTCTTAGATCCCTTCCTCGAAACAGCAGATATTGATATGGACAATAACATTTGGAATACTCAAATAGAACCTGCTCGTTTTGAACTTTTCAAATCGGGTCAACGAACTGGAGGCAGAAGATCACAAAATCAAAACAGATCTCCTAACCCAATGCAGAAAGCACTTCAATCAAAAGAACAAAATAAATAA